The following coding sequences lie in one Plasmodium sp. gorilla clade G2 genome assembly, chromosome: 11 genomic window:
- a CDS encoding ubiquitin-related modifier 1, putative, whose amino-acid sequence MKTKIELKFLGGLESYLANKSKNYVSLEIESEEFNFENLIAYIRNHIIVDRKDVFSDFVMSDGDVKSCNVMIDDMEYSNYNLSDKGKIKPGIIVLINEYDWEILDTYTYKIKNNDKICFLSTLHGG is encoded by the coding sequence atgaaaactAAAATAGAATTAAAATTCTTGGGTGGACTTGAAAGCTATTTAGCTAACAAatcaaaaaattatgtatcaTTAGAAATTGAATCAGAAGAATTTAATTTTGAGAATTTAATAGCATATATAAGAAATCATATAATTGTTGATAGAAAAGATGTTTTCTCAGATTTTGTTATGAGTGATGGTGATGTTAAATCATGTAATGTAATGATAGATGATATGGAATattcaaattataatttaagtgataaaggaaaaataaaaccAGGAATTATTGTtctaataaatgaatatgacTGGGAAATTCTAGATACCTAtacatacaaaataaaaaataatgataaaatatgtttCTTATCAACATTACATGGTGGTTAA